DNA sequence from the Nocardia fluminea genome:
GGTGACTTCCGCGCGCAGTGCCGAGACGGAGTCATCGCCGCGCGACGGTCGGTCGCCATAGCCGGAATGGGTGTTCACGAGTGCCCGATCCCTCGACACCTGCAGCACTACACACTGCGCCGCCGCTCCTGCTGGCTCAAGATCGGCTGGTGAATCCATTTCAGCACGCCGCATCGATGGTGTCAGCGATTGTGATGGATCTGATGCGCACGCGGTCGCGATCAGCGGCAGCCTTCTAGGGTCGCATCGGCGAGTTCGCTGATCACATCAGCGATCTCGCGGCGCCGGTGCATGGCCGCCAACTGCCGGCGCGCGCCGTTTCCGCGTGTGCCGAGCGCCGCGATCGCCTCGGTGACGAAGGTGTGATCACCACAGCGGTGCAGTGCAGGCGCGATGTCGTCGACGAGCCCGGCCAGCAGGTCCTGATGGGGAACGACGCGACCCGCGACCACATCGAGGCCGTTGCCGTCGAGCCCGGATCGCGCGGCGTTCCAGTAGGCGGCGCGCAGGATCTCCCCGGGTACCCGGGGCGCGGGGATGTCCTCGGCGATCGCGTCGAGCGCGGTGGTGACCAAACCACGGATGAGCGCGGCCAGCAGAGCGGATTCCTCGGCGGTCGCCGGAACATCGCTCACCCGGACCTCGACGGTGGGAAAGGACTCCGACGGGCGGACATCCCAATAGACCATCTTGTTGTCGAGGATGCTCCCACTGGATCGCATCATCGCGACAATCGATTCGTACTCGCGCAGTGAGCCGAAATACGGCGGCGGACCCGCGCTGGGCCACCGGCGCCACAAAATGCTGCGCCAGCTCGCGTAACCGGTCTCACTACCGCGGTAGATCGCCGAATTCGCGGTCAACGCGAGCAGCACGGGCAATCGCGGCCGGACGTGGTTGCTGACCAGAACAGCCGTTTCGCGGTCGGGCACCGCCACGTGGACGTGGCACCCGCACAGCCCCTGCTCGTGGGCGATCATCCCGAACGCGTGCGCGATGCGCTGATAGCGCGGGGTGTCGGTGACCGGGTAGCCCTGGGGCACCGTCGGTGGCACCGCCACCGCCAGCAGACGGGTGCCGTGCTCGGCCGCGCATTCGGCCACCCGCCGCCGTGCGGTCCGCAATTCCGC
Encoded proteins:
- a CDS encoding glutamate--cysteine ligase 2 translates to MTARVPTVGVEEEFLLTDPESGAPAPKNTLVAETAKKAGIDLQLELTSCQVETSSAVHSGIGDLLAELRTARRRVAECAAEHGTRLLAVAVPPTVPQGYPVTDTPRYQRIAHAFGMIAHEQGLCGCHVHVAVPDRETAVLVSNHVRPRLPVLLALTANSAIYRGSETGYASWRSILWRRWPSAGPPPYFGSLREYESIVAMMRSSGSILDNKMVYWDVRPSESFPTVEVRVSDVPATAEESALLAALIRGLVTTALDAIAEDIPAPRVPGEILRAAYWNAARSGLDGNGLDVVAGRVVPHQDLLAGLVDDIAPALHRCGDHTFVTEAIAALGTRGNGARRQLAAMHRRREIADVISELADATLEGCR